A portion of the Sorghum bicolor chloroplast, complete genome genome contains these proteins:
- the ccsA gene encoding cytochrome c biogenesis protein — translation MLFATLEHILTHISFSTISIVITIHLITLLVRELRGLRDSSEKGMIATFFSITGFLVSRWVSSGHFPLSNLYESLIFLSWTLYILHTIPKIQNSKNDLSTITTPSTILTQGFATSGLLTEMHQSTILVPALQSQWLMMHVSMMLLSYATLLCGSLLSAALLIIRFRNSFDFFSLKKNVFLKTFFFSEIEYLYAKRSALKNTSFPVFPNYYKYQLTERLDSWSYRVISLGFTLLTVGILCGAVWANEAWGSYWNWDPKETWAFITWTIFAIYLHSRTNPNWKGTNSALVASIGFLIIWICYFGINLLGIGLHSYGSFTLPSK, via the coding sequence ATGCTATTTGCAACTTTAGAACATATACTAACTCATATCTCTTTCTCAACCATTTCAATTGTGATTACGATTCATTTGATAACCTTATTAGTTCGTGAACTTAGGGGATTACGTGATTCGTCAGAAAAAGGAATGATAGCTACTTTTTTCTCTATAACAGGATTTTTAGTCTCTCGTTGGGTTTCTTCGGGACATTTTCCATTAAGTAATTTATATGAGTCATTGATCTTCCTTTCATGGACTCTGTATATTCTTCATACTATTCCTAAGATACAGAACTCGAAAAACGATTTAAGCACAATAACTACGCCAAGTACTATTTTAACGCAAGGCTTTGCCACGTCGGGTCTTTTAACTGAAATGCATCAATCCACAATACTAGTACCTGCTCTACAATCTCAGTGGTTAATGATGCATGTCAGTATGATGTTACTAAGCTATGCAACTCTTTTGTGCGGATCCTTATTATCCGCCGCTCTTCTAATCATTAGATTTCGAAATTCTTTCGATTTCTTTTCACTAAAGAAAAATGTTTTTCTTAAAACATTTTTCTTTAGTGAGATTGAATATTTATATGCAAAAAGAAGTGCTTTAAAAAACACCTCTTTTCCCGTATTTCCAAATTATTACAAATATCAATTAACTGAGCGTTTGGATTCTTGGAGTTATCGTGTCATTAGTCTAGGGTTTACTCTTTTAACCGTGGGTATTCTTTGTGGAGCAGTATGGGCTAATGAGGCATGGGGATCCTATTGGAATTGGGATCCTAAGGAAACTTGGGCATTTATTACCTGGACCATATTTGCAATATATTTACATAGTAGAACAAATCCAAATTGGAAGGGTACGAATTCCGCACTTGTAGCTTCGATAGGATTTCTTATAATTTGGATCTGCTATTTTGGTATCAATCTGTTAGGAATAGGTTTACATAGTTACGGTTCATTTACATTACCATCTAAATAA
- the ndhD gene encoding NADH dehydrogenase subunit 4 — protein MSYFPWLTILVVLPIFAGSLIFFLPHKGNKIVRWYTIAICLLEFLIMTYAFCYHFQLEDPLIQLKEDSKWIDVFDFHWRLGIDGLSLGSILLTGFITTLATLAAWPVTRNSQLFYFLMLAMYSGQIGLFSSRDLLLFFIMWELELIPVYLLLSMWGGKRRLYSATKFILYTAGGSIFFLIGVLGMGLYGSNEPGLDLERLINQSYPTTLEILLYFGFLIAYAVKLPIIPLHTWLPDTHGEAHYSTCMLLAGILLKMGAYGLIRVNMELLPHAHYLFSPWLVIIGAVQIIYAASTSLGQRNFKKRIAYSSVSHMGFIIIGIGSITNIGLNGAILQILSHGFIGATLFFLAGTACDRMRLVYLEELGGISIPMPKIFTMFSSFSMASLALPGMSGFVAELVVFFGLITSPKFMLMPKMLITFVMAIGMILTPIYLLSMLRQMFYGYKLFHVPNKNFVDSGPRELFLLICIFLPVIGIGIYPDFVLSLSVDRVEALLSNYYTK, from the coding sequence ATGAGTTATTTTCCTTGGTTAACAATACTTGTTGTTTTGCCGATATTTGCAGGTTCATTAATTTTCTTTTTACCTCATAAAGGAAATAAAATCGTTAGGTGGTATACTATAGCTATTTGTTTATTAGAATTCCTTATAATGACTTATGCATTCTGTTATCATTTCCAATTGGAGGATCCCTTAATCCAATTAAAGGAGGATTCGAAATGGATAGATGTTTTCGATTTCCACTGGAGATTGGGAATCGATGGACTTTCATTAGGATCTATTTTATTGACAGGATTTATCACTACTTTAGCTACTTTAGCGGCTTGGCCGGTTACTCGGAATTCGCAATTATTCTATTTCCTGATGCTAGCAATGTATAGCGGTCAAATAGGATTATTTTCTTCACGAGACCTTTTACTTTTTTTTATCATGTGGGAGTTAGAATTAATTCCTGTTTACTTACTTTTATCCATGTGGGGGGGAAAGAGGCGTCTGTATTCAGCTACCAAGTTTATTTTGTATACTGCGGGTGGTTCCATTTTTTTCTTAATTGGAGTTCTGGGTATGGGATTATATGGTTCCAATGAACCCGGATTAGATTTAGAAAGATTGATTAATCAATCATACCCTACAACATTAGAAATACTACTGTATTTTGGCTTCCTTATTGCTTATGCTGTCAAATTGCCGATTATACCTTTACATACGTGGTTACCAGATACCCATGGGGAAGCGCATTACAGTACATGTATGCTTTTAGCCGGAATTCTATTAAAGATGGGAGCATACGGATTGATTCGGGTCAACATGGAATTGTTACCGCATGCTCATTATCTATTTTCCCCCTGGTTGGTAATAATAGGAGCGGTGCAAATAATCTATGCAGCTTCAACTTCTCTTGGTCAACGAAATTTCAAAAAAAGAATAGCCTACTCCTCCGTATCTCACATGGGTTTCATAATTATAGGAATTGGTTCCATAACCAACATTGGACTAAATGGAGCTATTTTACAAATATTATCTCATGGATTTATTGGTGCTACACTTTTTTTCTTGGCGGGAACGGCTTGTGATAGAATGCGTCTTGTTTATCTCGAAGAACTGGGGGGAATATCTATCCCAATGCCAAAAATTTTTACCATGTTTAGTAGCTTTTCAATGGCTTCTCTTGCCTTGCCGGGAATGAGCGGTTTTGTTGCAGAATTAGTAGTATTTTTTGGACTAATTACTAGTCCTAAATTTATGTTAATGCCAAAAATGCTAATTACTTTTGTAATGGCAATAGGAATGATATTAACTCCTATTTATTTATTATCTATGTTACGCCAGATGTTCTATGGATACAAGCTATTTCATGTTCCAAACAAAAATTTTGTAGATTCTGGACCACGGGAACTCTTTCTTTTAATCTGTATCTTTTTACCAGTAATAGGAATTGGTATTTATCCAGATTTTGTTCTCTCTCTATCCGTTGATAGGGTAGAGGCTCTATTATCCAATTATTATACTAAATAG